Proteins encoded together in one Triticum dicoccoides isolate Atlit2015 ecotype Zavitan chromosome 7B, WEW_v2.0, whole genome shotgun sequence window:
- the LOC119341836 gene encoding putative UPF0481 protein At3g02645, whose translation MASSSDQEGSGSGSGRRGRPLVFDELRWVVQIRESLTEDGDDEDDNGIPVSVFNVPKQLLVHKPEAYVPQFIALGPYHHWRPELYEMERYKLAAARRAQRRLRPAGLKLEALVAEFADRLERKIRAYYHRYLDFSGLTLTWMMVVDGAFLLEFLQIYAAAEDCGKPALRRVSSRMAHLVDFAGRKSAHGLILRDMLMLENQIPLFLLRKILEPQCASADEAGVLLTSMVTGLVKELCPFKMMDGAFPAVDVAKYAHLLELLYYLLVPKPPAEDTTAEAQDHDENYDIEEQPADGDGEEKPSGGGSEYVAQLFAALWGMASKLGKGPLHYVMRPIAFAVKAPWKMLTVVPGMSGMKHPVESFFMSGADGRGDPSSSSTAGHLSRPPLIEEIMVPSVSELVNAGVQVAATTGDLSTICFDCKTATLHLPVVTLDGNTEVMIRNLVAYESSAASGPLVLTRYTELMNGIIDTDVDVALLRQRGVVLNRLKSDGEVTKLWNSMSRSTRLTKVPAVDRAVEEMNRYYDGRWRVKTKRFMRRYVFSSWQLLTFLAAIMMLLLTTLQAFCSVYTCSRWFGAVTVTAASGE comes from the coding sequence ATGGCGTCCAGCTCCGATCAAGAGGGCAGTGGCAGCGGGagcgggcggcgagggaggccgCTGGTGTTCGACGAGCTCCGGTGGGTGGTGCAGATCCGGGAGTCCCTGACGGAGGACGGCGACGACGAGGACGACAACGGCATCCCGGTCTCGGTGTTCAACGTGCCCAAGCAGCTGCTGGTGCACAAGCCGGAGGCGTACGTGCCCCAGTTCATCGCCCTCGGCCCCTACCACCACTGGCGCCCCGAGCTGTACGAGATGGAGCGGTACAaactcgccgccgcccgccgcgcgcAGCGCCGCCTTCGCCCCGCGGGGCTCAAGCTTGAAGCCCTCGTCGCCGAGTTCGCCGACCGCCTCGAGCGCAAGATCCGCGCTTACTACCACCGCTACCTCGACTTCAGCGGCTTGACGCTCACTTGGATGATGGTCGTCGACGGCGCCTTCCTCCTCGAGTTCCTGCAGATCTACGCCGCCGCCGAAGACTGTGGCAAGCCGGCGCTGCGGAGGGTGTCGTCGAGGATGGCGCACCTGGTGGACTTCGCCGGGAGGAAGTCGGCGCACGGGCTCATACTGCGCGACATGCTCATGCTCGAGAACCAGATCCCACTCTTCCTCCTCCGCAAAATCCTTGAGCCGCAGTGCGCGTCGGCCGACGAGGCCGGGGTGCTGCTAACGAGCATGGTCACCGGGCTCGTGAAGGAGCTCTGCCCGTTCAAGATGATGGACGGCGCCTTCCCGGCTGTCGACGTCGCCAAGTACGCGCACCTGCTCGAGCTGCTCTACTACCTTCTCGTGCCCAAGCCGCCGGCAGAGGACACGACGGCAGAGGCACAAGACCATGACGAGAACTACGACATCGAGGAGCAGCCGGCGGACGGCGACGGCGAAGAGAAGCCGTCTGGCGGCGGGTCCGAGTACGTGGCGCAGCTGTTCGCCGCGCTGTGGGGCATGGCATCGAAGCTCGGGAAAGGCCCGCTGCACTACGTGATGAGGCCGATCGCTTTCGCTGTCAAGGCGCCGTGgaagatgctcaccgtcgtgccggGCATGTCTGGCATGAAGCACCCCGTCGAATCATTCTTCATGTCCGGCGCCGATGGCCGTGGCGACCCGTCGTCGTCGTCCACGGCGGGCCACCTGAGCCGGCCGCCGCTGATAGAGGAGATCATGGTGCCGTCGGTCTCCGAGCTCGTCAACGCCGGCGTACAGGTAGCAGCCACAACCGGCGACTTGTCCACCATCTGCTTCGACTGCAAGACGGCGACGCTGCACCTCCCGGTGGTGACACTCGACGGCAACACGGAGGTGATGATCCGGAACCTTGTCGCCTACGAGTCGTCGGCGGCGTCTGGCCCGCTGGTGCTCACCCGGTACACGGAGCTGATGAACGGCATCATCGACACCGACGTCGACGTGGCCCTTCTGCGGCAGCGTGGCGTGGTTCTGAACCGCTTGAAGAGCGACGGCGAGGTGACGAAGCTGTGGAACAGCATGAGCAGGTCGACGCGGCTGACGAAGGTGCCGGCGGTGGACAGGGCGGTGGAGGAGATGAACCGGTACTACGACGGCCGGTGGCGCGTGAAGACGAAGCGGTTCATGCGGAGGTACGTTTTCAGCTCGTGGCAGCTGCTCACCTTCCTCGCCGCCATCATGATGCTGCTGCTCACCACGCTCCAGGCCTTCTGCTCCGTCTACACATGCTCCCGGTGGTTCGGCGCCGTCACTGTCACGGCGGCGTCGGGGGAATGA
- the LOC119341334 gene encoding uncharacterized protein LOC119341334: MSLLLPTRSLLLESPRSTFPSPSPKAAPALNPNPRPRARPPPLPRGLSPPALMEPKQPAANLAAAAAEPEEDEADEEMEDALLDRAHALISRAVEQEANPNPPHGDSSRSSRRVPQRQGNMTIAAKAGVTLEIPNGAVLENKRLTVKQEGQAPASDVEAAYTTQTHATYNHGAMGNDEFLLLFMPVQECRKWFLAGWTSFNRSSGTH, encoded by the exons ATGAGCCTCCTCCTCCCCACGAGATCCCTTCTGCTCGAGTCGCCGAGGAGCACCTTCCCCTCCCCGTCCCCAAAGGCAGCTCCCGCACTCAACCCTAACCCTAGACCGCGCGCCCGCCCACCCCCGCTGCCTCGAGGCTTGAGCCCGCCCGCGCTGATGGAGCCCAAGCAGCCGGCGGccaacctcgccgccgccgccgccgagccggaggaggacgaggcggacgaggagatggaggacgcgctgctggaccgcgcgcaTGCCCTCATCTCCCGCGCCGTCGAGCAGGAGGCCAACCCCAACCCGCCGCACGGCGACTCCTCGCGCTCCAGCCGCCGCGTCCCTCAACGTCAG GGCAACATGACCATCGCAGCCAAGGCTGGAGTCACGTTGGAAATCCCAAACGGGGCTGTGCTCGAGAACAAG AGGCTCACAGTTAAACAAGAAGGCCAGGCTCCAGCCAGTGATGTTGAGGCTGCCTATACAACACAGACCCATGCCACTTACAATCACG GAGCAATGGGAAATGATGAGTTCCTGCTTCTTTTTATGCCGGTTCAGGAGTGTAGGAAGTGGTTCCTCGCCGGTTGGACGTCGTTCAACCGCAGCTCTGGCACCCACTGA